In one window of Leifsonia sp. NPDC080035 DNA:
- the paaD gene encoding 1,2-phenylacetyl-CoA epoxidase subunit PaaD — protein MVTGHAAEAGRAWATAAAVLDPEVPVLTIDDLGILREVTVTDTGVEVVMTPTYSGCPAMDAIREDVVRALDAAGFGDVRVRLVLSPAWTTDWISDAGKAALRAYGIAPPSGAGPVRLTLAVKCPQCGSLKTREVSHFGSTACKALYVCEGCGEPFDHFKAL, from the coding sequence CTGGTGACCGGGCACGCCGCCGAGGCGGGACGCGCCTGGGCCACCGCGGCCGCGGTCCTCGACCCCGAGGTGCCGGTGCTCACGATCGACGACCTGGGCATCCTCCGCGAGGTGACGGTGACCGACACCGGCGTCGAGGTCGTGATGACCCCGACCTACTCCGGCTGCCCGGCGATGGACGCCATCCGGGAGGACGTGGTCCGCGCCCTCGACGCCGCGGGATTCGGGGACGTCCGGGTGCGGCTCGTGCTCTCGCCGGCCTGGACGACCGACTGGATCAGCGACGCGGGCAAGGCGGCGCTGCGCGCGTACGGCATCGCGCCGCCGAGCGGCGCCGGTCCTGTGCGGCTCACCCTCGCCGTCAAGTGCCCGCAGTGCGGGTCGCTGAAGACGAGGGAGGTGTCGCACTTCGGCTCCACGGCGTGCAAGGCCCTGTACGTGTGCGAGGGCTGCGGCGAGCCGTTCGACCACTTCAAGGCGCTGTGA
- the paaC gene encoding 1,2-phenylacetyl-CoA epoxidase subunit PaaC, producing the protein MSEDETITDPHGHVELSAVTLSAEFVAADSDAAASPDVAEYALWLGDDSLVLSQRLGWWISRAPELEEDVALANIALDLLGHARSLLRYAGTADGRTEDDLAYWRDEHAFRSAHLFEQPNGDFAHTIVRQFAASHYLYELYERLRASADPVLAGVAAKAVKEVDYHRDHADRWMLRLALGTDESRGRTLVALDDLWPWTADLFHDEPLIDRLEGVAVRPSTLHEPFESGIAPVIAEAELEPPATFASSGGGRRGRHSEHLGPLLAELQVLARRHPGASW; encoded by the coding sequence GTGAGCGAGGACGAGACGATCACGGATCCGCACGGTCACGTGGAGCTGAGCGCGGTGACCCTCTCCGCCGAGTTCGTCGCGGCGGACTCCGATGCCGCCGCGAGCCCGGACGTCGCCGAGTATGCGCTCTGGCTCGGCGACGACTCCCTCGTGCTCTCCCAGCGGCTCGGCTGGTGGATCTCGCGGGCGCCGGAGCTGGAAGAGGACGTCGCGCTCGCCAACATCGCGCTCGACCTGCTCGGCCACGCGCGCTCGCTGCTCCGCTACGCGGGCACCGCCGACGGCCGTACCGAGGACGACCTGGCCTATTGGCGCGACGAGCACGCGTTCCGCTCCGCCCACCTGTTCGAGCAGCCGAACGGGGACTTCGCGCACACGATCGTCCGCCAGTTCGCCGCATCCCACTACCTCTACGAGCTCTACGAGCGGTTGCGCGCCTCCGCCGACCCGGTGCTCGCCGGCGTCGCCGCGAAGGCAGTCAAGGAGGTCGACTACCACCGCGACCACGCCGACCGCTGGATGCTGCGCCTCGCGCTCGGCACGGACGAGTCGAGGGGGCGCACCCTCGTGGCGCTCGACGACCTCTGGCCGTGGACGGCGGACCTGTTCCACGACGAGCCGCTGATCGACCGGCTGGAGGGGGTCGCGGTGCGGCCATCCACCCTCCACGAGCCGTTCGAGTCGGGCATCGCCCCCGTGATCGCGGAGGCGGAGCTGGAGCCGCCGGCCACATTCGCCTCCTCGGGCGGAGGGCGACGTGGACGGCACTCAGAGCACCTCGGGCCGCTCCTGGCGGAGCTGCAGGTGCTCGCTCGCCGGCACCCCGGAGCGAGCTGGTGA
- the paaB gene encoding 1,2-phenylacetyl-CoA epoxidase subunit PaaB yields MTPEVWPLWEVFVRASRGLSHVHVGSLHAPDEEMAVRNARDLYTRRGEGVSIWVVRSDAITASDPDAKDAFFESAEGKNFRHATYYTEAEGVKHL; encoded by the coding sequence GTGACGCCCGAGGTCTGGCCGCTCTGGGAGGTGTTCGTGCGCGCCTCCCGCGGGCTCAGCCACGTGCACGTCGGGTCGCTGCACGCCCCGGATGAGGAGATGGCGGTGCGCAACGCCCGCGACCTCTACACCCGGCGCGGCGAGGGCGTCTCGATCTGGGTGGTCCGCTCCGACGCGATCACGGCGAGCGACCCGGACGCGAAGGACGCGTTCTTCGAGTCCGCCGAGGGCAAGAACTTCCGGCACGCCACGTACTACACCGAGGCCGAGGGGGTGAAGCACCTGTGA
- the paaA gene encoding 1,2-phenylacetyl-CoA epoxidase subunit PaaA: MAATAPQAQQHVHETDERAEDAAGRARFDELIAADSRVEPRDWMPDDYRRTLIRQMSQHAHSEIIGMQPEANWITRAPSLKRKAILMAKVQDEAGHGLYLYSATQTLGITRDEMTEQLISGRAKYSSIFNYPTLSWADIGAIGWLVDGAAICNQVPLCRCSYAPYGRAMVRICKEESFHQRQGFEILLALMRGTPEQRRMAQDAVDRWYWPSLMMFGPPDGDSPNSARSMAWKIKRFSNDELRQRFVGMLVPQAEALGVTLPDPELRWNENTQAYDIGPIDWSELQEVIAGRGPCNAQRMQRRREAHEDGAWVREAAAAYAAKRATAAATAAAATAAPVGAGAVA, encoded by the coding sequence ATGGCGGCCACGGCACCGCAGGCGCAGCAGCACGTCCACGAGACAGACGAGAGGGCGGAGGACGCGGCCGGCCGCGCACGCTTCGACGAGCTCATCGCCGCCGACTCCCGCGTGGAGCCCCGCGACTGGATGCCCGACGACTACCGGCGCACGCTCATCCGGCAGATGTCGCAGCACGCCCACTCCGAGATCATCGGGATGCAGCCGGAGGCGAACTGGATCACCCGCGCGCCCAGCCTGAAGCGCAAGGCGATCCTGATGGCGAAGGTGCAGGACGAGGCGGGCCACGGCCTCTACCTCTACTCCGCGACGCAGACGCTCGGGATCACCCGGGACGAGATGACCGAGCAGCTGATCTCCGGACGCGCGAAATACTCCTCGATCTTCAACTACCCCACGCTCAGCTGGGCCGACATCGGCGCGATCGGCTGGCTGGTCGACGGCGCGGCCATCTGCAACCAGGTGCCGCTCTGCCGCTGCTCCTACGCTCCCTACGGCCGCGCGATGGTGCGCATCTGCAAGGAGGAGTCGTTCCACCAGCGCCAGGGCTTCGAGATCCTGCTCGCCCTCATGCGCGGGACGCCGGAGCAGCGAAGGATGGCGCAGGACGCGGTCGACCGCTGGTACTGGCCGTCGCTGATGATGTTCGGACCTCCCGACGGCGACTCGCCCAACTCGGCGCGGTCGATGGCGTGGAAGATCAAGCGCTTCTCGAACGACGAGCTCCGCCAGCGCTTCGTCGGGATGCTGGTGCCTCAGGCCGAGGCGCTCGGTGTGACCCTGCCCGACCCCGAGCTGCGCTGGAACGAGAACACGCAGGCGTACGACATCGGGCCGATCGACTGGAGCGAGCTGCAGGAGGTGATCGCCGGCCGTGGGCCGTGCAACGCGCAGCGGATGCAGCGTCGCCGGGAGGCGCACGAGGACGGCGCCTGGGTGCGGGAGGCCGCGGCGGCATACGCAGCGAAGCGCGCCACCGCAGCAGCGACCGCCGCAGCGGCGACCGCCGCGCCCGTCGGGGCGGGGGCGGTCGCGTGA
- a CDS encoding TetR/AcrR family transcriptional regulator produces the protein MTDTLPSEGLRRGRPGYDQRGILEVAVAAFNEHGYDATSIGMLAERLGLSKSAIYHHVSSKDELLALALDEALDGLEGVLRSPEAGTGTAAERLAVVLRGAVRVLADKLPYVTLLLRVRGNTDVERAALARRRAFDHAVADLVAEARAEGSLRADADPAVIARLLFGMINSLTEWYDPAGPLTPDELADTILAFTLR, from the coding sequence ATGACCGACACGCTGCCCAGCGAGGGCCTGCGCCGCGGCCGTCCCGGCTACGACCAGCGCGGCATCCTCGAGGTCGCCGTCGCCGCGTTCAACGAGCACGGCTACGACGCCACCTCCATCGGGATGCTCGCCGAGCGCCTCGGCCTGTCGAAGTCGGCGATCTACCACCACGTGTCCTCGAAGGACGAGCTGCTCGCCCTGGCGCTCGATGAGGCGCTCGACGGCTTGGAGGGGGTGCTGCGCTCCCCGGAGGCCGGAACGGGCACGGCGGCGGAACGGCTCGCGGTCGTGCTGCGCGGCGCGGTGCGGGTGCTCGCCGACAAGCTGCCGTACGTCACGCTGCTGCTGCGGGTCCGCGGCAACACCGACGTGGAGCGGGCAGCGCTGGCCCGCCGTCGCGCGTTCGACCACGCGGTCGCCGACCTCGTCGCCGAGGCGCGCGCGGAGGGCTCGCTGCGCGCCGACGCCGACCCGGCCGTGATCGCCCGTCTGCTGTTCGGGATGATCAACTCGCTCACCGAGTGGTACGACCCCGCCGGGCCGCTCACCCCCGACGAGCTGGCCGACACCATCCTGGCGTTCACGCTGCGCTGA
- a CDS encoding LLM class flavin-dependent oxidoreductase, whose protein sequence is MTRQIRFNAFDMNCVAHQSSGMWRHPDDQAWRYKDLTYWTELAKLLERGKFDGIFIADVLGTYDVYGGSNEAAIRHGAQVPVNDPILLVSAMALVTENLGFGITAGTAYEHPYPFARRMSTLDHLTKGRVGWNVVTGYLPSAARNMGHDDQLQHDDRYDHADEYLEVLYKLWEGSWEDDAVVRDRESGVFTDPSKVHEIGHQGKHFTVPGIHLSEPSPQRTPVIYQAGASKRGISFAAENAEAIFVAASTKAGLKETVGKLRDALEAAGRDRYSARIYTLLTIITDETSEKAQAKFEDFLQYTSDEGALVFMSGWMGVDLSEYDLDEPIGNVKSNAIQSAVANFQRPNEDGGEWTVRDIGRNGAIGGLGPYIVGSASEVADTLQEWVEDTDVDGFNLAYAITPGTFEDIVEFIVPELQRRGAYPTDYVDGTLRNKLHGDGDRLPETHRGARYRIGSAVARG, encoded by the coding sequence ATGACGAGGCAGATCCGATTCAACGCGTTCGACATGAACTGCGTCGCCCACCAGTCGTCCGGCATGTGGCGGCACCCCGATGACCAGGCCTGGCGCTACAAGGACCTCACCTACTGGACCGAGCTCGCGAAGCTGCTGGAGCGCGGGAAGTTCGACGGCATCTTCATCGCCGACGTGCTCGGCACCTACGACGTCTACGGCGGCAGCAACGAGGCGGCCATCCGGCACGGCGCGCAGGTGCCCGTGAACGACCCCATCCTGCTGGTCTCGGCGATGGCGCTGGTCACCGAGAACCTCGGCTTCGGCATCACCGCCGGCACCGCCTACGAGCACCCGTACCCGTTCGCCCGCAGGATGTCGACGCTCGACCACCTGACCAAGGGACGCGTCGGCTGGAACGTCGTCACCGGCTACCTGCCGTCCGCCGCACGCAACATGGGCCACGACGACCAGCTCCAGCACGACGACCGCTACGACCACGCGGACGAGTACCTGGAGGTGCTCTACAAGCTGTGGGAGGGGTCCTGGGAGGACGACGCGGTGGTACGCGACCGCGAGTCCGGCGTGTTCACCGACCCGTCGAAGGTGCACGAGATCGGCCACCAGGGCAAGCACTTCACCGTGCCCGGCATCCACCTCTCCGAGCCGAGCCCGCAGCGCACCCCGGTGATCTACCAGGCCGGGGCCTCCAAGCGCGGCATCTCGTTCGCGGCCGAGAACGCCGAGGCGATCTTCGTCGCTGCCTCCACCAAGGCGGGACTGAAGGAGACGGTCGGCAAGCTCCGGGATGCGCTGGAGGCGGCGGGACGCGACCGCTACTCCGCGCGCATCTACACGCTGCTCACGATCATCACCGACGAGACGAGCGAGAAGGCGCAGGCGAAGTTCGAGGACTTCCTGCAGTACACCTCCGACGAGGGCGCGCTCGTGTTCATGTCCGGGTGGATGGGCGTCGACCTCTCCGAGTACGACCTCGACGAGCCGATCGGCAACGTGAAGAGCAACGCCATCCAGTCCGCGGTCGCGAACTTCCAGCGTCCGAACGAGGACGGCGGCGAATGGACGGTGCGCGACATCGGCCGCAACGGCGCGATCGGCGGCCTCGGCCCCTACATCGTCGGCTCAGCATCGGAGGTCGCGGACACCCTGCAGGAGTGGGTGGAGGACACCGACGTCGACGGCTTCAACCTCGCCTACGCGATCACGCCCGGAACCTTCGAGGACATCGTCGAGTTCATCGTCCCCGAGCTGCAGCGCCGCGGCGCCTACCCCACCGACTACGTGGACGGCACGCTGCGCAACAAGCTGCACGGCGACGGCGACCGCCTCCCGGAGACGCACCGCGGTGCGCGCTACCGCATCGGCTCGGCGGTCGCACGGGGCTGA